From the Lolium rigidum isolate FL_2022 chromosome 2, APGP_CSIRO_Lrig_0.1, whole genome shotgun sequence genome, one window contains:
- the LOC124691147 gene encoding pentatricopeptide repeat-containing protein At4g28010-like, giving the protein MTRNHAPPGVLRALVAVAASIASAEPSRKVPRRAAPFLAVVFRRGRAEAAARLNHLLRLLPLPDSPALLSALPSVRDAVSYNTVLAALCRQGSLDAALFLLRAMSHEPRLAARPNAVSYTTLMRALCAHRRSPAAVGLLRSMQSRGVRPDVVTYGTLIRGLCDAAEVASAVELLNEMCDSGIEPNVVVYTCLLQGYCKAGRWESVGKVFEEMSDRGIEPDVVMYTGLIDSLCRNGKVNKATRVMEMMVERGLEPNVVTYNVMINSMCKEGAVREALDLRRNMLEKGVQPDTVTYNTLITGLSGVLEMDEAMGLLEEMIQGETVVKPDVMTFNSVIHGLCKTGRMSQAVRVRSMMAENGCMCNLVTFNLLIGGFLRVHKINKASEMMNEMASSGLKPDSFTYGILINGFCKMWHVDRVESLLSEMRSRGIEPELVHYIPYLKAVCDQGMMARARTLFDEIDMKFKLDVVAYSTMIHGACKLGDKKTAEEFLKYMLDEGLTPDAVTYSILINMFAKSGDLEAAKGVLNQMTASGFVPDVAVFDSLIQGYGAKGDTEKLLELIREMLAKDIALDAKIVSTILSSLGASNEGQALLQRLPGFDTEIAKGDVIPPRDVVNMLHKLGTELDPPAGC; this is encoded by the coding sequence ATGACCAGGAACCACGCTCCCCCCGGCGTCCTCCGCGCCCTCGTCGCGGTCGCCGCCTCCATCGCCTCCGCAGAACCTTCCCGAAAAGTCCCAAGGCGCGCCGCTCCCTTCCTGGCCGTCGTCTTCCGCCGCGGCCGCGCGGAGGCCGCGGCGcgcctcaaccacctcctccgcctgctcccgcTCCCAGACTCCCCCGCCCTCCTCTCGGCGCTCCCCTCCGTCCGCGACGCCGTCTCCTACAACACCGTCCTCGCCGCGCTCTGCCGGCAGGGCAGCCTCGACGCCGCGCTCTTCCTCCTCCGCGCCATGTCGCACGAGCCGCGCCTCGCCGCCCGCCCCAACGCCGTCTCCTACACCACCCTCATGCGCGCGCTCTGCGCCCACCGCCGCAGTCCCGCGGCCGTCGGGCTGCTCCGGTCCATGCAATCCCGCGGCGTCCGCCCCGACGTGGTCACCTACGGCACGCTCATCCGCGGCCTCTGCGACGCCGCGGAGGTCGCCAGCGCCGTCGAGCTTCTGAACGAGATGTGCGACAGTGGCATCGAGCCCAACGTGGTCGTCTACACCTGCTTGCTCCAGGGCTACTGCAAGGCTGGGAGGTGGGAGAGCGTGGGCAAGGTGTTCGAGGAAATGTCCGACAGGGGCATCGAGCCGGATGTTGTGATGTACACCGGTCTGATCGACAGCCTGTGCAGGAACGGGAAGGTGAACAAGGCGACAcgtgtgatggagatgatggtggagCGGGGCCTGGAGCCCAACGTGGTGACCTACAACGTGATGATCAACTCCATGTGCAAGGAAGGGGCTGTGCGGGAGGCGCTCGACCTGCGGAGGAACATGCTGGAGAAGGGGGTGCAGCCAGATACCGTGACCTATAACACGCTTATCACGGGGCTATCTGGCGTGCTCGAGATGGACGAGGCGATGGGGCTGCTAGAGGAGATGATTCAGGGTGAGACTGTGGTTAAGCCTGACGTGATGACGTTCAACTCGGTTATACATGGGCTTTGCAAGACCGGTAGGATGTCGCAGGCCGTCCGAGTTCGTTCCATGATGGCTGAGAACGGGTGCATGTGTAACTTGGTGACGTTTAATCTGCTCATTGGGGGATTCCTTAGAGTCCACAAGATAAACAAGGCTTCGGAGATGATGAATGAGATGGCTAGTTCTGGATTGAAGCCTGATTCATTCACCTACGGCATACTGATAAATGGCTTCTGCAAAATGTGGCATGTTGACCGTGTGGAAAGTCTCTTGTCCGAGATGAGATCTCGCGGGATAGAGCCTGAGCTAGTTCACTACATTCCTTATCTTAAAGCTGTGTGTGATCAAGGCATGATGGCGCGGGCTAGGACTTTGTTCGATGAAATTGATATGAAATTCAAACTAGATGTTGTTGCATATAGCACTATGATCCACGGTGCTTGCAAATTAGGGGACAAGAAAACTGCAGAAGAGTTTCTTAAATATATGCTTGACGAGGGGTTGACTCCTGATGCTGTCACATATTCTATTCTAATCAACATGTTTGCAAAATCTGGAGACTTAGAAGCAGCAAAGGGGGTGCTTAACCAGATGACTGCTAGTGGCTTTGTGCCTGATGTTGCTGTATTTGATTCGCTGATCCAAGGTTACGGAGCTAAAGGGGATACAGAGAAGCTACTCGAGTTAATTCGTGAAATGTTGGCCAAGGATATAGCACTTGATGCAAAAATTGTTTCAACTATCCTCTCTTCTCTGGGAGCAAGCAACGAAGGCCAAGCATTGTTGCAAAGATTGCCTGGCTTTGATACAGAAATAGCAAAAGGCGACGTTATTCCGCCCCGTGACGTAGTGAATATGCTACATAAACTTGGCACAGAACTTGACCCTCCCGCT